Proteins found in one Streptomyces sp. NBC_00461 genomic segment:
- a CDS encoding TFIIB-type zinc ribbon-containing protein produces MQCPKCHAPMHTYNRNGIQIEQCSGCRGIFLDYGELEALTRVESQWSQPAPPPSAPQAYPAPPAPAWGAQHGGHGGGHYGGHHGGHHRHKSFGHMLFSS; encoded by the coding sequence ATGCAGTGTCCGAAGTGCCATGCGCCGATGCACACGTACAACCGCAACGGCATCCAGATCGAGCAGTGCAGCGGCTGCCGCGGGATCTTTCTCGACTACGGCGAGCTGGAGGCGCTGACCCGCGTGGAGTCGCAGTGGTCCCAGCCGGCGCCGCCGCCGAGCGCGCCGCAGGCGTACCCGGCCCCGCCCGCCCCCGCCTGGGGCGCCCAGCACGGCGGTCACGGTGGTGGCCATTACGGCGGACACCACGGCGGTCACCACCGCCACAAGAGCTTCGGCCACATGCTGTTCTCCAGCTGA
- a CDS encoding phosphotransferase family protein has product MTATPLLAALNARAKAKAHTRTAPCPCGATTLADRPDATVVRHADTVAKAHAPDTPLTDLTPRLATATHLPGILLPPLTPTPVDLHGRLVTFWPYGTPVDPDTPEAAPWESAATLLAHLHRTPPSTPLPPMRGPVKAARAVARLETTARTHPATAPVLQAWATLPAWARAETPMPDTTTLCHGDLHLGQLVRHPTPDGPWLLIDVDDLGTGVPAWDLARPAAWYACGLLPPDEWTRFLTAYRAAGGPAVPVDGDPWPALDVPARALTVQTAARAIAKAVAEERSLDEVEVSMIDACVRMTSLPPELTPGFAK; this is encoded by the coding sequence GTGACCGCCACCCCCTTGCTCGCCGCCCTCAACGCCCGAGCCAAGGCCAAGGCCCACACACGCACCGCCCCCTGCCCCTGCGGCGCGACCACACTCGCCGACCGCCCCGACGCCACGGTCGTCCGCCACGCCGACACCGTCGCCAAGGCCCACGCCCCGGACACCCCCCTCACCGACCTCACCCCCCGCCTCGCCACCGCCACGCACCTCCCCGGCATCCTCCTGCCCCCACTCACCCCGACGCCCGTCGACCTGCACGGCCGCCTCGTCACGTTCTGGCCCTACGGCACCCCCGTCGACCCGGACACCCCCGAAGCCGCCCCCTGGGAATCCGCCGCCACCCTCCTCGCCCACCTCCACCGCACTCCACCCTCGACCCCGCTGCCCCCCATGCGAGGCCCGGTCAAGGCCGCCCGAGCCGTCGCCCGGCTCGAAACAACGGCCCGCACCCACCCCGCCACAGCACCCGTCCTCCAGGCCTGGGCCACCCTCCCCGCCTGGGCCAGGGCCGAGACCCCCATGCCGGACACCACCACCCTGTGCCACGGCGACCTCCACCTCGGCCAGCTCGTCCGCCACCCCACCCCCGACGGCCCCTGGCTGCTGATCGACGTGGACGACCTCGGCACCGGCGTCCCCGCCTGGGACCTGGCCCGCCCGGCCGCCTGGTACGCCTGCGGACTTCTCCCGCCCGACGAATGGACCCGCTTCCTGACCGCCTACCGCGCGGCCGGTGGCCCGGCCGTCCCCGTCGACGGCGACCCCTGGCCCGCCTTGGACGTCCCGGCCCGCGCCCTCACGGTGCAGACAGCAGCCCGAGCGATCGCGAAGGCGGTCGCGGAGGAACGTTCCCTGGACGAGGTCGAAGTGTCCATGATCGACGCATGTGTCCGAATGACTTCCCTCCCGCCGGAGTTGACCCCGGGTTTCGCGAAGTAA
- a CDS encoding protein kinase domain-containing protein produces MNMAMMRLRREDPRVVGSFRLHRRLGAGGMGVVYLGSDKKGQRVALKVIRPDLAEDQEFRSRFAREVSAARRIRGGCTARLVAADLDADRPWFATQYVPGPSLHDKVADGGPLSAADVAAVGAALSEGLVAVHEAGVVHRDLKPSNILLSPKGPRIIDFGIAWATGASTLTHVGTAVGSPGFLAPEQVRGAAVTPATDVFSLGATLAYAAMADSPFGHGSSEVMLYRVVHEEAQLHGVPDALAPLVRACLAKDPEERPSTLQLSLRLKEIAARETQGLPDPRPPAPRAAEADRPTGRLADTYPEQQREQRRPQGPHGTPPPRGASAGPRGSSPVRGGAAPSRGGSASRSGPAASQRSGSRHTSASRNTTRSGSGSRPAPRSGTGRPGPRTTGTGRRPANPRLLRQRLFVFVVVTLLVALGIAAAQGCQGPARGLGGDADVVRQQHHEQLGEPGRVTVD; encoded by the coding sequence ATGAACATGGCGATGATGCGCCTGAGGCGCGAGGACCCGCGCGTCGTCGGCTCGTTCAGGCTTCACAGACGGCTCGGCGCGGGCGGGATGGGCGTCGTGTACCTGGGCTCCGACAAGAAGGGGCAGCGGGTCGCGCTGAAGGTCATCCGGCCTGATCTGGCGGAGGACCAGGAGTTCCGGTCGCGCTTCGCGCGGGAGGTTTCCGCGGCCCGTCGGATCAGGGGTGGGTGTACGGCTCGGCTCGTCGCCGCCGATCTCGATGCCGACCGGCCCTGGTTCGCCACCCAGTACGTGCCCGGGCCCTCGCTGCACGACAAGGTGGCCGACGGGGGGCCGCTGAGCGCGGCCGACGTCGCGGCCGTGGGTGCCGCCCTGTCGGAGGGGCTCGTCGCCGTGCACGAGGCGGGCGTCGTGCACCGGGATCTCAAGCCGTCCAACATCCTGCTGTCCCCGAAGGGGCCGCGGATCATCGACTTCGGTATCGCCTGGGCGACCGGGGCGTCCACGCTGACGCACGTCGGTACGGCCGTCGGCTCCCCCGGCTTCCTCGCGCCGGAGCAGGTGCGCGGGGCCGCCGTCACGCCGGCCACGGACGTGTTCTCGCTGGGGGCGACCCTGGCGTACGCGGCGATGGCCGATTCGCCCTTCGGACACGGCAGTTCCGAGGTGATGCTGTACCGCGTCGTCCACGAAGAGGCGCAGCTGCACGGCGTGCCGGACGCGCTGGCCCCGCTCGTGCGCGCGTGTCTGGCGAAGGATCCCGAGGAGCGGCCCAGCACGCTGCAACTGTCACTGCGGCTCAAGGAGATCGCCGCCCGGGAGACACAGGGACTCCCCGACCCGCGTCCGCCCGCGCCCCGCGCGGCTGAGGCGGACCGGCCCACGGGGCGGCTCGCCGACACCTACCCGGAGCAGCAGCGCGAACAGCGCCGGCCCCAGGGTCCGCACGGGACACCGCCGCCGCGGGGTGCTTCCGCCGGGCCGCGCGGGTCCTCTCCGGTCCGGGGCGGGGCTGCTCCCTCGCGGGGCGGCAGCGCCTCCCGCAGTGGTCCGGCGGCGTCCCAGCGCTCGGGGTCACGGCACACGTCCGCCTCGCGGAACACGACGCGCTCGGGCAGCGGGAGCCGGCCCGCGCCGCGCAGCGGTACCGGTCGTCCGGGGCCCAGGACCACGGGGACGGGACGCCGGCCGGCCAATCCTCGGCTGCTGCGGCAACGGCTGTTCGTGTTCGTCGTCGTCACGCTGCTCGTGGCCCTCGGCATCGCCGCCGCCCAGGGCTGCCAGGGGCCGGCGCGAGGACTGGGCGGCGACGCCGATGTCGTACGGCAGCAGCACCATGAACAGCTCGGGGAACCGGGCCGCGTCACCGTGGACTGA
- a CDS encoding NUDIX domain-containing protein, translated as MVQREAIVAVLRRADRVLAVRRGPTVSHPGFWQPLSGKVEPGETQEQALVREVMEEVGLTVSPGVKVWESETDDGHFRLHWWTADADSGEVVPDTVEVAEARWVTPEEFLALNPVFDGDREFFERILPDL; from the coding sequence ATGGTTCAACGGGAGGCGATCGTCGCGGTGCTGCGCCGGGCCGACCGGGTGCTCGCCGTCCGACGCGGCCCCACCGTCTCCCACCCCGGTTTCTGGCAGCCCCTCAGCGGCAAGGTCGAACCGGGGGAGACCCAGGAACAGGCCCTGGTCCGCGAGGTCATGGAGGAGGTGGGCCTCACCGTCTCCCCGGGCGTGAAGGTCTGGGAGTCGGAGACCGACGACGGTCACTTCCGCCTCCACTGGTGGACGGCGGACGCGGACAGCGGAGAGGTCGTCCCCGACACGGTGGAGGTCGCCGAGGCCCGCTGGGTCACCCCGGAGGAATTCCTGGCCCTCAACCCGGTCTTCGACGGCGACCGAGAGTTCTTCGAACGGATCCTGCCGGACCTGTGA
- a CDS encoding TrmH family RNA methyltransferase — translation MADLITVEDPDDPRLRDYTGLTDVELRRKREPAEGLFIAEGEKVIRRAKDAGYEMRSMLLSAKWVDVMRDVIDELPAPVYAVSPDLAEQVTGYHVHRGALASMQRKPLPTAADLLQTTHRVVVMESVNDHTNIGAIFRSAAALGMDAVLLSPDCADPLYRRSVKVSMGAVFSVPYARLDTWPKGLDSVREAGFTLLALTPDEKARSLDEAAPHKMDRVALMLGAEGDGLSTQALVAADEWVRIPMSHGVDSLNVGAAAAVAFYAVATGRPQG, via the coding sequence GTGGCCGATCTCATCACCGTTGAGGATCCCGACGACCCCCGCCTGCGCGACTACACGGGCCTGACCGACGTCGAGTTGCGCCGCAAGCGCGAACCGGCGGAGGGCCTGTTCATCGCCGAGGGCGAGAAGGTCATCCGCCGGGCGAAGGACGCCGGGTACGAGATGCGCTCGATGCTGCTGTCCGCGAAGTGGGTCGACGTCATGCGCGACGTCATCGACGAACTCCCGGCCCCGGTGTACGCGGTCAGCCCGGACCTGGCGGAGCAGGTCACCGGCTACCACGTGCACCGCGGCGCCCTCGCCTCCATGCAGCGCAAACCCCTGCCGACGGCCGCCGACCTCCTCCAGACCACCCACCGGGTGGTGGTCATGGAGTCGGTCAACGACCACACCAACATCGGCGCCATCTTCCGCTCCGCCGCGGCCCTGGGCATGGACGCGGTGCTCCTCTCCCCGGACTGCGCGGACCCCCTCTACCGCCGCAGCGTCAAGGTCTCCATGGGCGCGGTCTTCTCCGTGCCCTACGCCCGCCTCGACACCTGGCCCAAGGGCCTGGACTCGGTCCGCGAGGCCGGTTTCACGCTCCTCGCCCTCACCCCCGACGAGAAGGCCAGGTCCCTCGACGAGGCCGCGCCGCACAAGATGGACCGGGTCGCCCTGATGCTCGGCGCCGAGGGCGACGGCCTGTCCACGCAGGCCCTGGTCGCCGCCGATGAATGGGTCCGCATCCCGATGTCCCACGGCGTCGACTCCCTCAATGTGGGCGCGGCAGCCGCGGTCGCCTTCTACGCGGTGGCCACCGGCCGCCCGCAGGGATAG
- the cobA gene encoding uroporphyrinogen-III C-methyltransferase codes for MAENPAYPVGLRLTGRTVVVLGGGQVAQRRLPALIAAGADVLLVSPEVTPSVEAMADAGEITWQRRPYAEGDLSDAWYALIATSDTEANTAASAEAERHRVWCVRSDDADAATAWTPATGTSEGVTVAVLTSRAGGRDPRHTAAIRDAVVEGLRDGTLVAPHHRTRTPGVALVGGGPGDPDLITVRGRRLLAEADVVITDHLGPRDLLAELPASVEVIDAAKLPYGRFMAQEAINNALIEHAKQGKSVVRLKGGDPFVYGRGMEEVQALAEAGIPCTVVPGISSSISVPGAAGIPVTHRGVAHEFTVVSGHIAPDDERSLVDWPALARLTGTLVILMGVGTIGKVAETLVAHGKSADTPVAVVQEGTTAAQRRVDATLATVAEAVRTHEVKAPSVIVIGKVVTVGPQASA; via the coding sequence ATGGCCGAAAACCCCGCCTACCCCGTAGGCCTCCGCCTCACCGGCCGCACCGTGGTCGTCCTCGGCGGCGGCCAGGTCGCCCAGCGCCGCCTCCCGGCACTGATCGCAGCGGGCGCGGACGTCCTCCTCGTATCCCCGGAGGTGACCCCCTCCGTGGAGGCCATGGCGGACGCGGGCGAGATCACCTGGCAGCGGCGGCCGTACGCCGAAGGCGACCTGTCGGACGCCTGGTACGCCCTGATCGCCACCAGCGACACGGAGGCCAACACCGCCGCCTCCGCCGAGGCCGAGCGGCACCGGGTCTGGTGCGTCCGGTCCGACGACGCCGACGCCGCCACCGCCTGGACCCCGGCCACGGGCACCAGCGAAGGCGTCACGGTCGCCGTCCTCACCAGCCGGGCCGGCGGCCGCGACCCCCGCCACACCGCCGCCATCCGCGACGCGGTCGTCGAGGGCCTGCGCGACGGCACCCTCGTCGCCCCCCACCACCGCACCCGCACGCCCGGAGTCGCCCTCGTCGGCGGCGGCCCGGGCGATCCGGACCTGATCACGGTCCGCGGCCGTCGTCTCCTCGCCGAGGCCGACGTGGTCATCACCGACCACCTGGGCCCCCGCGACCTGCTGGCAGAACTGCCCGCGAGCGTCGAGGTGATCGACGCGGCGAAGCTGCCGTACGGCCGCTTCATGGCCCAGGAGGCCATCAACAACGCGCTGATCGAACACGCCAAGCAGGGCAAGTCGGTCGTACGGCTGAAGGGCGGAGACCCGTTCGTCTACGGCCGCGGCATGGAGGAGGTCCAGGCGCTCGCCGAGGCCGGTATCCCGTGCACCGTCGTCCCGGGCATCTCCAGCTCGATCTCGGTGCCGGGCGCGGCCGGCATCCCGGTCACCCACCGGGGAGTCGCCCACGAGTTCACGGTGGTCAGCGGGCACATCGCCCCCGACGACGAGCGCTCACTGGTCGACTGGCCCGCCCTCGCCCGGCTGACCGGCACGCTCGTGATCCTCATGGGCGTCGGCACGATCGGGAAGGTCGCCGAGACGCTCGTCGCCCACGGCAAGTCCGCCGACACCCCGGTCGCCGTGGTCCAGGAGGGCACCACGGCCGCCCAGCGTCGCGTCGACGCCACCCTCGCCACCGTCGCCGAGGCGGTCCGTACGCACGAGGTGAAGGCCCCGTCGGTCATCGTCATCGGCAAGGTCGTCACCGTGGGCCCGCAGGCGTCCGCGTAA